In Pasteurella multocida subsp. multocida OH4807, a genomic segment contains:
- the ddl gene encoding D-alanine--D-alanine ligase (COG1181 D-alanine-D-alanine ligase and related ATP-grasp enzymes), producing the protein MKKALKEQKIAVLLGGTSAEREVSLNSGQAVLNALLSQGFDAHPIDPKYFPVASLKEHGFERVFNILHGRGGEDGTMQGLLEQIGMPYTGCGVMASALTMDKMRTKMLWKAFGLPVAEMEIVTKANVEELNPTAVVEKLGLPLMVKPSLEGSSVGLTKVKTVDELKSAVDFALKYDETVLIEEWLSGDELTVPVLDNEVLPSIRIVPEGEFYDYEAKYLSDNTQYFCPSGLTPAREEELKQLVKRAYDVVGCRGWSRIDVMQDDKGEFRLVEVNTNPGMTSHSLFPKSAATVGYSFEQLVVKILELSAE; encoded by the coding sequence ATGAAAAAAGCATTGAAAGAACAAAAAATTGCGGTGTTATTGGGAGGAACCTCGGCAGAGCGTGAGGTCTCGTTAAATTCAGGTCAAGCGGTATTAAATGCGCTATTAAGCCAGGGATTCGATGCGCATCCGATTGATCCCAAATATTTCCCAGTCGCGAGTTTGAAAGAACATGGCTTTGAACGTGTTTTTAATATTTTGCATGGACGAGGTGGCGAAGATGGCACGATGCAAGGGCTATTAGAGCAAATCGGAATGCCTTATACGGGGTGTGGTGTCATGGCTTCGGCACTCACAATGGATAAGATGCGGACTAAAATGCTGTGGAAAGCGTTTGGTTTACCCGTCGCAGAGATGGAAATTGTGACAAAAGCGAATGTTGAAGAACTTAATCCCACTGCTGTTGTCGAAAAATTAGGCTTGCCATTGATGGTCAAACCGTCATTAGAAGGTTCTAGCGTCGGCTTAACGAAAGTAAAAACCGTTGATGAACTCAAAAGTGCGGTCGATTTTGCACTAAAATATGATGAAACCGTGTTAATTGAAGAATGGCTATCGGGAGATGAATTAACAGTTCCTGTATTAGATAACGAAGTTTTGCCATCTATTCGTATTGTACCAGAAGGCGAGTTTTATGATTATGAAGCAAAATATCTTTCAGATAATACACAGTATTTTTGTCCATCAGGGTTAACGCCAGCACGTGAAGAAGAACTTAAACAATTAGTAAAGCGTGCTTATGATGTAGTGGGTTGCCGTGGCTGGAGTCGAATTGATGTGATGCAAGATGATAAAGGTGAATTTCGTCTAGTTGAAGTGAATACTAATCCAGGTATGACAAGCCACAGTTTATTTCCGAAGTCTGCTGCAACAGTCGGCTATTCTTTCGAGCAGTTAGTTGTCAAAATTTTGGAGTTAAGTGCTGAATGA
- the murC gene encoding UDP-N-acetylmuramate--L-alanine ligase (COG0773 UDP-N-acetylmuramate-alanine ligase) — translation MMTSKCGKEFQQRVRDMIPEMRRVRQIHFVGIGGAGMGGIAEVLLNEGYVVTGSDIMESAVTHRLISFGAQIHFTHAAENIEGASVVVVSSAIKPDNVEVLAAKEKRIPVIQRAQMLAEIMRFRHGIAIAGTHGKTTTTAMVSMIYAQAGLDPTFVNGGLVKSAGTNAHLGCSRYLIAEADESDASFLHLQPMVSVVTNVEPDHMETYHGSFEEMKQTYVNFLHNLPFYGLAVLCADDAVLTELMSKVGRQVITYGFDPKADYRIEDYQQTGFQGHYTVITPAGERLDVLLNVPGRHNALNATAALVVAKEEGISNEAILAALADFQGAGRRFDQLGQFIRPNGKVMLVDDYGHHPTEVGVTIQAARQGWEKKRIVMVFQPHRYSRTRDLFDDFVQILSQVDVLIMLDVYAAGETPIAGADSRALCRSIRNLGKVDPIFVADPNQLGEILDQVLQDGDLILAQGAGNVSKVARQLAERWTTE, via the coding sequence ATGATGACATCAAAATGTGGAAAAGAATTTCAACAGCGCGTCAGAGATATGATTCCAGAAATGCGGCGTGTACGCCAAATTCATTTTGTTGGTATCGGTGGTGCCGGAATGGGCGGGATTGCCGAAGTATTGCTGAATGAAGGTTATGTGGTAACAGGTTCAGATATTATGGAAAGTGCGGTGACTCATCGCTTAATTTCATTCGGTGCCCAAATTCACTTCACTCATGCAGCTGAAAATATTGAGGGCGCAAGTGTGGTTGTCGTGTCGAGTGCCATCAAACCTGACAATGTGGAAGTGTTAGCGGCAAAAGAAAAACGTATTCCCGTGATTCAACGTGCCCAAATGCTCGCTGAAATTATGCGTTTTCGTCATGGTATTGCCATTGCAGGCACACATGGCAAAACGACTACCACTGCAATGGTATCTATGATTTATGCTCAAGCAGGGCTTGATCCTACGTTTGTTAATGGGGGATTAGTGAAATCAGCTGGAACCAATGCACATTTAGGTTGTAGCCGTTATTTAATTGCAGAAGCCGATGAAAGTGATGCCTCTTTCTTACATTTACAACCGATGGTTTCGGTTGTCACCAATGTTGAACCTGATCACATGGAAACCTATCATGGTTCCTTTGAAGAAATGAAGCAAACTTATGTGAATTTCCTACATAATTTGCCTTTTTATGGTTTAGCCGTGTTATGCGCTGATGATGCGGTATTGACCGAGTTGATGTCTAAAGTCGGGCGTCAGGTCATCACTTATGGCTTTGATCCAAAAGCGGATTATCGTATTGAAGATTACCAACAAACTGGTTTTCAAGGGCACTATACCGTTATCACGCCAGCAGGTGAACGCCTTGATGTTTTACTCAATGTGCCAGGACGACATAATGCGTTAAATGCCACTGCAGCACTCGTTGTTGCCAAAGAGGAAGGCATTTCTAATGAGGCGATTTTAGCAGCACTCGCTGATTTCCAAGGTGCAGGACGTCGCTTTGACCAATTGGGGCAATTTATTCGTCCAAATGGTAAAGTGATGCTTGTTGACGATTATGGTCATCATCCAACAGAAGTTGGGGTGACGATTCAAGCGGCGCGGCAAGGTTGGGAAAAGAAACGTATTGTGATGGTTTTCCAACCACATCGTTATTCTCGAACACGGGATCTTTTTGATGATTTTGTGCAGATCTTATCTCAAGTGGACGTGTTAATTATGCTCGATGTGTATGCGGCAGGAGAAACACCAATTGCAGGGGCAGATAGCCGAGCATTGTGTCGCTCAATTCGTAATTTAGGGAAAGTCGACCCAATTTTTGTGGCTGATCCAAATCAATTAGGTGAGATTCTCGATCAAGTATTGCAAGATGGTGATTTAATTTTGGCACAAGGCGCGGGCAATGTGAGTAAAGTGGCTCGTCAATTAGCAGAACGTTGGACAACAGAATAA
- the murG gene encoding undecaprenyldiphospho-muramoylpentapeptide beta-N- acetylglucosaminyltransferase (COG0707 UDP-N-acetylglucosamine:LPS N-acetylglucosamine transferase), translated as MTEQNKRLLVMAGGTGGHVFPAIAVVQCLQQQGWEICWLGTQDRMEAQLVPKHGIPIKFIQISGLRGKGVKALLCAPFTIFRAVLQARKIIQDYQPHAVLGMGGYVSGPGGLAAKLCGVPVILHEQNAVAGLTNSWLAKIAQRVLQAFPTAFPEVEVVGNPVRQDLFLTPSPEQRFAQREGKLRVLVVGGSQGARVLNHTLPDVVAHLQDNLEVRHQVGKGAVADVKARYAHNASVVVTEFIDDMAEAYAWADIVICRSGALTVCELAAVGTPAIFVPFQHKDQQQYLNAKYLADVGAAEIIQQQDLTAEKLIALLNQLDREKLLTMAMKAKAMATPLAAQRVADVIIEEAN; from the coding sequence GTGACAGAGCAGAATAAAAGATTATTAGTGATGGCTGGGGGAACAGGGGGACATGTTTTCCCTGCGATTGCAGTGGTGCAATGCTTACAGCAGCAGGGTTGGGAAATTTGTTGGCTCGGGACCCAAGATCGTATGGAAGCCCAACTGGTACCTAAACATGGTATTCCGATTAAATTTATTCAAATATCAGGCTTACGTGGTAAAGGCGTAAAAGCGTTACTTTGCGCGCCTTTTACTATTTTTAGAGCGGTTTTGCAAGCACGTAAAATTATTCAAGACTATCAACCACATGCGGTATTAGGGATGGGAGGCTATGTTTCAGGTCCTGGTGGATTAGCGGCAAAATTATGCGGGGTACCTGTCATTTTACATGAGCAAAATGCGGTAGCTGGTTTGACAAATAGTTGGTTAGCAAAAATTGCACAACGTGTATTACAGGCTTTCCCAACGGCATTTCCTGAGGTAGAAGTGGTGGGGAATCCAGTACGACAAGATTTATTTTTAACACCTAGCCCAGAACAACGTTTTGCACAGCGCGAAGGAAAATTACGCGTCTTAGTTGTGGGCGGAAGCCAGGGGGCCCGTGTATTAAATCATACGTTACCTGATGTTGTTGCACACTTGCAGGATAATTTAGAGGTTCGCCACCAAGTTGGGAAAGGCGCTGTGGCAGATGTGAAGGCTCGCTATGCACATAATGCTTCGGTCGTGGTGACAGAATTTATTGATGATATGGCAGAAGCGTATGCTTGGGCAGATATTGTGATCTGTCGTTCTGGTGCGTTGACGGTTTGTGAATTGGCTGCTGTTGGCACACCTGCGATTTTTGTGCCTTTCCAACATAAAGACCAGCAGCAGTATCTCAATGCCAAATATTTAGCGGATGTCGGCGCAGCAGAAATTATTCAGCAACAGGATCTGACTGCTGAAAAGCTGATAGCCTTATTAAACCAACTCGATCGCGAAAAATTACTGACTATGGCGATGAAAGCCAAAGCAATGGCGACGCCATTAGCAGCACAACGTGTAGCAGACGTAATCATTGAAGAAGCAAATTAA